CGCCAAGCGATAGCCGGAAGCCCGTGATGATCTCGTCGAAGGCGAGCAGGACCCCCGCCTTCTCTGTCATCTCCCTGAGGCCCTTCAGGTACTCCCTATCAGCGGGGATGCACCCGCCCGCGCCCAGAACCGGCTCCAGGAATATCGCGGCCACGTCACCTCTGGTGTCGGCGACAGCCTTCCTTGCTGCTTCGAGGTCGTTGAACCGGACCGACCTGACGTAGGCCTGCTCCTCTGGAAGGATCCCCGCGCCCTCTGACCTGTCGAAGGGTGACCTGACGCCCTTGTTGAGCTCGGTGTTGTACCCGTGCCAGCCTCCGGTCATCTTGATAATTGTCCGCTTGCCCGTGTAGGCCCTCGCCAGCCTGACCAGGTACATGGTCGCCTCGGCCCCCGTGTTGCAGAAACGCATCATCTCGGCGCAGGGCACCGTGGATTGGATTTCTTCCCCCAGTTCAACAGAAAGCTCGCTCCCCATTCCGTAGTGCGTTCCTTGGGCTGCCTGGCGTTCCAGCGCACGGACCACGGGAGCCGGAGAATGGCCGAGGATTAGCGCCATGTGTCCCATCCAGTAGTCTGTGTATCTGTTGCCGTCCTCGTCCCATATGTGCTGTCCCTTCGCCCTCCTCACGAAGATGGGATAGGGTTCGTAGAACCTCGCGTTGTGGTTGACCCCGCCTGCGAAGACCTTCTTCGCCCTGTCGAAGAGGCCTCTTGACCGCCTGGTCCTGGCTTCGTAGTCCCCTGTCAACGGGGAGCAACATGAAACGTCCCTATTTCAAATGTCCTCCGGGCAAAGAGTCAATTAACGCGCCTCTCACGGTGCGCTGCAAATGGAGTTCACCATCGCCCTGGAGTCGCCCTTCAGCCTCGACTTGACCCTCCAGAGCGGCCAGGTCTTCAGGTGGGAGAACAGAGGCGAATGGTGGTACGGAGTCGTCTCCGGCGGGGTCATCAAGATGAAGCAGGAGGGCGATTCGCTGCGGTGTATCTCGGGTTCGGACCTGCTGAACGGCGCCTTCGTGAGGAGCTACTTCCGGCTGGACGACGAGCTCGAGCAGATCCTCGGTTCGGTGATGAAGGAAGACAGGATGACCCAGGCGGTCCAGAAGTTCTACGGGCTCCGCCTGATCAGGCAGGAGCGCTGGGAGTGCCTCGCGTCCTTCGTACTGGCTACGAATTCCAACATCCCAAGGATCAGGAAGATGGTGGAGGCCGTCTGCTCGAAGTATGGCGAGCCTCTTGTATTCGAGGGGATCCGCTACAGCTCGTTCCCGAAGCCCGAAGTGCTGGCCGCGGCAACCGTGGCCGAGCTCAGGGAGTGCGGGCTGGGGTACAGGGCGCCCTTCCTGAAACACGTCGCCTCTTCCATCGACGAGGGTAAGGTCGACTTCAGCGAGCTGACCCTCCGCGACTACGAGGATGCGCGCAAGATCCTGCTGACCAAGCTCTTTGGAGAAAAACTCCTGCTTGGCGTGGGACCCAAGGTCGCGGATTGCGTCCTCCTCTATTCCTGCGAGAAGGACGAGGCATTTCCGATCGATGTATGGATAGCCCGGGAACTGGCGACTTCGTACCCGAACCTTCTCACCAAGGAACTAAAGAGAAAGCTAGGCCCCGAGCGCAAGTCAAAACTGGGGAGGGGGGACTACGAGCGGCTGTCCGCCTCGGTCCGTTCATACTTCGGAGAACACGCGGGCTACGCCCAGCAATACCTCTTCATGATGGCCAGGGCCGAAGGGGCTAGGAAGCCTTCTTAACTGGCGGGCTCTTCTTTCTGGCCCGCGACTTCATGGGCTGCTCGACCTTCTCGACAACTTCCTCCTCGACCTTCTTGACCTCCTTCTTCAACTTGGCCGCTTCTTTCTTCACAACCTTTTCTACCTTGATGACTTCCTCCTCGATCTTCCTGATCTCGCCCTCGGGTTTCCTGACCGTTCCCGCGTGCCCGGCCCAGTCCTTCACCGATGTCACGTTGGCCTCGAGGATGCTCCTCCTCCGGTAGTCCAACGGCAGGCCCCACTTCCTGGCCAATCTGAGCGGAATCCCGGAGCTGCTGACCTCCCCCTTTGAGAATCCCTTGGCTGCCCGCGTGACCAAGCCTTCACCATGCCGTGAGACGACGTTTGCCGTCGGGCTGTGCCCTGTCGGCTTGTTGGCTGCAGGTGAGGCGGGTTTCGGTTCCTTCATGGCGGCAGACTTCGTCTTCTTTGGCTTCTGGCTCAACCTATTTCTGACCCTTCAACGCTCGCAATAAAACAGTTGCCCGTCGACGGGGGGTTAGGCGGACCTGGGCTTCTTCAGACCCCAGCCCATTGACAACCCGCCCGCGGCCGTCAGCAGGATTCCTGCCAGTTCGTACCAGGGGTTCTTGAAGACCAGGTAGGCCGGGACCAGGACCGCGTCAACCCCTATGAGAAGCAGTATCAGGCCGAAGGCGAAGTAGCTGCCGCTCTGGATCAGGATA
This window of the Nitrososphaerota archaeon genome carries:
- a CDS encoding ribosomal protein L13e, producing the protein MSQKPKKTKSAAMKEPKPASPAANKPTGHSPTANVVSRHGEGLVTRAAKGFSKGEVSSSGIPLRLARKWGLPLDYRRRSILEANVTSVKDWAGHAGTVRKPEGEIRKIEEEVIKVEKVVKKEAAKLKKEVKKVEEEVVEKVEQPMKSRARKKSPPVKKAS
- a CDS encoding aspartate aminotransferase family protein, which produces MTGDYEARTRRSRGLFDRAKKVFAGGVNHNARFYEPYPIFVRRAKGQHIWDEDGNRYTDYWMGHMALILGHSPAPVVRALERQAAQGTHYGMGSELSVELGEEIQSTVPCAEMMRFCNTGAEATMYLVRLARAYTGKRTIIKMTGGWHGYNTELNKGVRSPFDRSEGAGILPEEQAYVRSVRFNDLEAARKAVADTRGDVAAIFLEPVLGAGGCIPADREYLKGLREMTEKAGVLLAFDEIITGFRLSLGGAQGLYRVEPDLATLGKVAGGGLPLGLACGTKEILSLADPSRKERFVSIGGGTFSENPLTMAAGLATVRYLKKNADEVYPRLERMGDRLRKNVDLAFSEEGIQASTTGMGSLFLTHFGARPRRAEEASSADRTKGHDYALYLMSKGVFSLPGHLGGLSTVHSAKDIEQLVSETRGFATSLKNRRSK